The following coding sequences are from one Candidatus Zixiibacteriota bacterium window:
- the mnmE gene encoding tRNA uridine-5-carboxymethylaminomethyl(34) synthesis GTPase MnmE has protein sequence MSSPPFPKIDLKQTVCAIATPIGRGGLGIVRLSGPNAVAIADSVFRGTDRKKLTDQPGYSVHHGVFVDPGSGAHVDEVLATVFRAPKSFTGEDSVEFSAHGGPVVLRSMLQILLAQGADHAAPGEFTLRAFLNGRIDLTEAEGVADIINAKTEEAAAAALSQIQGNIKQAVTVLRNELISALARLEMGIDFTEEDLDATEVDSVGARLSTVRHRVTELLSGYNRGRILREGFTVVLAGPPNAGKSTLFNRLAQDERAIVTEIPGTTRDVLREYINIEGWPVCIVDTAGIREATDLVERIGVERSDAAIRAADGAMWIIDHALDWSSQKPPSVFATMTIPWLITVNKLDCADDPDAAVREIAAHHAPTFNPPPAVLGLSAKTGEGLESLARVLKSWIEAVGLPDKSVSIAINDRHRAALDRAGAALDRAIESLKSTGQLELAAFDAKSAADALGEVIGTTTTEEILAEIFSNFCVGK, from the coding sequence GTGTCCAGCCCCCCCTTCCCCAAGATCGACCTGAAACAAACCGTCTGCGCCATCGCCACACCGATCGGGCGCGGCGGACTGGGGATTGTCCGCCTCAGCGGCCCCAATGCGGTCGCCATCGCCGATTCTGTCTTTCGCGGAACGGACAGGAAGAAGCTCACCGACCAACCGGGGTACTCAGTTCATCATGGCGTGTTCGTCGACCCGGGATCAGGCGCTCATGTAGATGAGGTGCTCGCGACCGTCTTTCGTGCTCCCAAATCGTTTACCGGCGAGGACAGTGTGGAGTTCTCGGCGCATGGCGGCCCGGTCGTGCTCCGTAGCATGCTCCAGATACTGCTTGCTCAGGGAGCCGACCACGCCGCACCGGGCGAATTCACCCTCCGTGCCTTCCTGAATGGCCGGATCGATCTCACTGAGGCCGAAGGCGTGGCCGACATCATCAACGCCAAAACCGAAGAGGCCGCCGCCGCCGCCTTGAGCCAAATACAAGGCAATATCAAACAAGCTGTTACAGTGCTCCGAAATGAGCTGATTTCGGCGCTGGCCCGCCTCGAAATGGGAATCGACTTCACCGAGGAAGACCTCGACGCGACCGAAGTCGATTCTGTCGGAGCGCGGTTATCAACTGTACGACATCGTGTTACGGAATTACTGTCCGGATACAATCGCGGACGGATTCTTCGCGAAGGATTCACGGTAGTCCTCGCTGGGCCTCCCAACGCCGGCAAATCGACGCTCTTCAATCGATTGGCTCAAGATGAACGGGCGATCGTCACCGAGATTCCCGGCACCACTCGCGATGTCCTGCGCGAATACATCAACATCGAGGGTTGGCCGGTCTGCATCGTCGACACCGCCGGCATCCGTGAGGCGACCGATCTGGTCGAGCGCATCGGCGTAGAACGCTCCGACGCCGCCATCCGTGCGGCCGATGGAGCCATGTGGATCATTGACCATGCCTTAGACTGGTCCAGCCAAAAACCGCCATCGGTCTTTGCTACGATGACCATCCCCTGGCTGATCACAGTCAACAAGCTCGACTGCGCGGACGATCCCGATGCGGCAGTACGGGAGATCGCAGCCCATCACGCCCCGACCTTCAATCCACCGCCGGCCGTGCTCGGCCTGTCGGCCAAAACAGGGGAGGGGCTGGAATCGCTGGCGCGTGTCCTCAAGAGCTGGATCGAGGCGGTCGGACTGCCGGACAAATCGGTCTCGATCGCGATCAACGACCGCCACCGCGCCGCACTCGACCGCGCCGGAGCCGCGCTGGATCGCGCCATCGAATCGCTCAAGTCCACCGGCCAACTCGAACTCGCCGCCTTCGATGCCAAATCCGCGGCCGACGCCCTGGGCGAAGTCATCGGCACTACCACCACCGAGGAAATCCTCGCCGAGATTTTTTCGAACTTCTGTGTCGGAAAATAA